The Littorina saxatilis isolate snail1 linkage group LG13, US_GU_Lsax_2.0, whole genome shotgun sequence genome contains a region encoding:
- the LOC138945298 gene encoding uncharacterized protein: protein MCTINELPHADRQEHVILHTLWFSKNKPRMDTFLKPFIDQTQQLSTQAIDWTDVHGVVHSSNVFAAICVCDAVPRAMLQNFKQFNGRHGCGYCTHPGDVVPKGRGHARVYPITPANTFDERTHQETMQHVQTVLDSTEDSVCGVKGPSPLIMLPGFDIVKGVPPEYMHGVCLGVTKQMTGLWCDGQNAAEEFHIPEAAQKRIDEELIDLKTPDEIGRVPRKLSDRVHWKACEWRAWLLFLSPVLLKGVLPTRLWKHWMLFVCSIHLLLQETVSAEDINTAKLWLVSFVQQVPRLYGVVHVTYNVHILIHLPGAVHDWGPLCGFSSFMFEDAIGRLFHLFNGTRAVPMQIAQRFLIMKKLNLWVKSCNDDVTVMWKNLTGKCTKTKCSYHLTEKIIILSKTSFRSLTEQEQHAYGPTQNYFLDISRCIINNLLYTTLIYSADFKRCNSYFSTNTGEKGVIHSMIIDINDDGQQDLIIFYYSLVPAVLQLDNFSNHVETTDFFLSFHERRQLRMCKAKDVKNKCVFISSRDNVKYVVNLLPII, encoded by the coding sequence ATGTGCACAATCAATGAACTTCCACACGCAGACAGGCAGGAACATGTAATATTGCACACACTCTGGTTCAGCAAGAATAAACCACGCATGGACACATTTCTTAAACCTTTCATCGATCAAACGCAACAACTCAGCACACAAGCAATTGACTGGACAGACGTTCATGGTGTTGTGCATTCATCCAATGTGTTTGCAGCAATCTGTGTATGTGATGCAGTACCCAGAGCTATGCTGCAAAACTTCAAGCAGTTCAATGGTCGACATGGCTGTGGCTACTGCACACACCCAGGTGATGTGGTTCCTAAGGGGCGCGGTCATGCACGTGTCTATCCCATCACACCTGCCAACACCTTTGATGAACGCACACACCAGGAAACAATGCAACACGTACAGACAGTTCTTGACAGTACTGAAGACAGTGTGTGCGGTGTGAAAGGCCCCTCTCCTTTGATAATGCTCCCTGGGTTTGATATTGTGAAAGGTGTGCCTCCTGAGTACATGCatggtgtgtgtctgggtgtgacaAAACAGATGACTGGCTTGTGGTGTGATGGGCAGAATGCTGCGGAAGAATTTCACATACCCGAGGCAGCACAAAAACGCATTGACGAGGAGTTAATTGACTTGAAAACTCCAGACGAAATTGGTAGGGTACCACGGAAACTTTCTGATCGCGTGCACTGGAAAGCATGCGAATGGAGAGCATGGTTGttgtttctctctcctgttcTCCTGAAGGGAGTTCTGCCAACACGACTCTGGAAACACTggatgttgtttgtgtgttcgatTCACTTGCTGTTGCAAGAAACTGTATCCGCAGAGGACATTAACACCGCTAAACTTTGGCTCGTTTCGTTTGTACAGCAGGTGCCTCGTCTGTATGGTGTCGTTCATGTGACGTACAATGTCCATATTTTGATACATTTGCCAGGGGCTGTTCATGATTGGGGTCCGCTTTGTGGATTTTCCTCTTTTATGTTTGAAGATGCTATTGGAAGattgtttcatttgtttaacgGAACGAGAGCTGTGCCAATGCAAATTGCTCAGCGCTTTTTGATCATGAAAAAATTAAACCTTTGGGTCAAAAGTTGTAATGATGATGTAACTGTAATGTGGAAGAACCTCACTGGCAAATGTACCAAAACTAAGTGTTCATATCACCTGACTGAAAAAATAATCATTCTGAGTAAAACATCTTTTAGGTCCCTGACAGAACAAGAACAGCATGCATATGGGCCCACTCAAAATTACTTCTTGGATATTTCAAGATGCATCATCAATAACTTACTGTACACAACTTTGATTTATTCAGCTGATTTTAAACGATGTAATTCGTATTTTTCAACAAACACAGGAGAGAAAGGTGTGATCCATTCGATGATAATTGACATAAACGATGATGGTCAACAGGATTTAATAATCTTTTACTATAGTCTAGTGCCAGCTGTACTACAGCTTGATAATTTCTCTAACCATGTTGAAACAACAGACTTTTTCCTGTCTTTTCATGAGAGAAGGCAGTTGAGAATGTGTAAAGCTAAAGATGTTAAAAATAAATGTGTGTTCATAAGCAGTAGAGATAATGTAAAATATGTTGTGAATCTTCTCCCAATCATATAA
- the LOC138945304 gene encoding telomerase Cajal body protein 1-like, producing the protein MSEEEMSAQAHSQQESCPNNTGIQENPVTDPHEEVSDCVILSSADVVNKEDGHIVSADASWHYPDVSSAGEAPSATLPLPEMSVTPEHNSSELFDTSQPTNPSEPAPLHQPESGDLTHSIPTGINHSTPWTQTEPLQFAEGPDFSHQTETPQEMRERREDSIVKRAQTYFEFKERIGRLSTSCGDSYAGEVVAFCSREFSESTENYLRGCKWSPDGNVLLTNSNDNQMRVFQIPEAVINNQCDVKTELRSSLKVAETDTVFDFCWYPAMSSDSPETSLFATTCRETPIHLLSAVTGELVATYRPYNHVDEIVAAHSIGFTCDGKHLVSGFNRTLRCFDTNRPGRECVVISTIVKEKNRKGKTVSVQGQRSILSCFAAHPTDPSVMAAGAFNGDVAIYDIPSGTMTMMFEGQSGGITHVTFSKDGNYLFAGGRKNPEINCFDIRNPEKVLYVLYRYVATNQRIYFDLDRSSRYLVSGNHNGKVSVWDLQGQAHLHDGPFTPWPQLDPVINFQAHQDAVNGCSVNPKHSLLATCSGQRHFSIDILDEIVDMELDTAISTNSEIEENTLKLWNLKLPG; encoded by the exons ATGAGTGAAGAAGAAATGTCTGCACAAGCACACAGTCAACAAGAGAGCTGTCCGAATAACACAGGCATTCAAGAGAATCCAGTGACAG aTCCCCACGAAGAAGTGTCAGACTGTGTAATTCTGAGTTCAGCTGATGTTGTGAATAAAGAGGATGGCCACATCGTCAGTGCAGATGCATCATGGCATTATCCAGATGTATCCAGTGCCGGAGAGGCACCATCAGCGACATTGCCGCTGCCAGAAATGAGTGTGACTCCAGAACATAATAGTTCAG AGCTGTTTGATACcagtcaaccaaccaacccctcGGAACCAGCACCCCTGCATCAGCCAGAATCAGGAGACTTAACGCATTCCATACCTACAGGCATTAATCATTCAACACCTTGGACACAAACAGAACCACTCCAGTTTGCAGAAGGTCCTGATTTTTCTCACCAAACAGAAACTCCACAAGAAATGAGAGAGCGTAGGGAGGATTCCATAGTGAAGAGAGCTCAGACCTATTTCGAATTCAAGGAGAGGATCGGTCGTTTATCAACATCATGTGGTGACAG TTATGCTGGTGAGGTGGTTGCCTTTTGCTCCCGGGAGTTTTCTGAATCCACTGAAAACTATCTGCGAGGCTGCAAGTG GTCTCCTGATGGAAATGTGCTTCTGACAAACAGCAATGACAATCAGATGCGCGTGTTCCAAATCCCTGAAGCAGTCATCAACAACCAATGCGATGTCAAGACAGAACTG AGAAGCAGCCTGAAGGTTGCAGAGACTGACACAGTCTTTGACTTCTGCTGGTACCCTGCCATGTCTTCTGACAGCCCCGAAACCTCTCT GTTTGCAACAACGTGTCGAGAAACACCCATCCATCTGTTGAGTGCCGTCACAGGGGAACTGGTGGCTACCTACAGACCTTATAATCATGTG gATGAAATTGTTGCTGCACACAGTATTGGTTTTACCTGTGATGGGAAACACCTGGTATCGGGCTTCAACAGGACGCTGCGCTGCTTTGACACAAACAGACCTGGACGCGAGTGTGTTGTCATCTCAACAATAG TGAaggaaaagaacagaaaagggAAGACGGTGTCTGTTCAAGGTCAACGATCCATTCTATCGTGTTTTGCCGCTCACCCAACAGACCCTTCAGTGATGGCTGCTGGGGCTTTCAATGGTGATG TGGCTATCTATGATATTCCCAGCGGAACAATGACGATGATGTTTGAAGGTCAGAGTGGTGGCATCACACACGTCACCTTTTCCAAAGATGGAAATTATTTGTTTGCTGGAGGTCGCAAG AATCCAGAGATCAACTGCTTCGACATCCGCAATCCAGAGAAAGTGCTGTATGTGTTGTATCGATATGTGGCTACAAACCAGAGAATATACTTTGACTTGGACAG AAGCAGCAGGTACCTGGTGTCAGGGAACCACAACGGCAAGGTGTCTGTGTGGGACCTCCAGGGACAGGCACACTTACACGACGGTCCCTTCACCCCCTGGCCTCAGCTCGACCCAGTCATCAACTTTCAGGCTCATCAAGATGCTGTCAATGGATGCAG TGTGAACCCGAAACATTCCTTGCTGGCCACGTGTTCCGGACAGCGCCACTTCTCCATCGACATCTTGGACGAGATAGTGGACATGGAGCTGGACACGGCCATCTCCACAAACAGTGAAATCGAAGAAAACACTCTCAAACTCTGGAACCTGAAATTACCTGGCTGA